A single Phoenix dactylifera cultivar Barhee BC4 unplaced genomic scaffold, palm_55x_up_171113_PBpolish2nd_filt_p 000346F, whole genome shotgun sequence DNA region contains:
- the LOC120105713 gene encoding GATA transcription factor 1-like codes for MVDPLEEAPEGGLAAADLLLLDFPSDIELNPPPHRRNPSPMPPSTAGGLQDQSFLDILEGSADIPAVDGLPGLAAEGGGGGGGGGQEEEELEWLLNKDAFPALETSFEIPTHLRSSGSGGTGSSGGASSGAVAGRTSPVSVLAAAAPFRVPGRPRSKGRRRRVLARVSPAPVAREAKDRRRCRHCEAEDTPQWRAGPEGPKTLCNACGVRYKSGRLVPEYRPAASPTFSAAIHSNSHRRIMEMRCQNLTRGRRSGRPRPATPVSRPAL; via the exons ATGGTGGATCCCCTCGAAGAGGCGCCGGAGGGTGGCCTCGCCGCCGCCGACCTCCTTCTCCTTGACTTCCCCTCCGACATCGAGCTCAACCCTCCCCCACACCGCCGGAACCCTAGCCCCATGCCCCCGTCCACCGCCGGAGGGCTTCAGGACCAGTCCTTCCTTGATATCCTCGAAGGTTCCGCGGACATCCCCGCCGTCGACGGCCTTCCG GGCCTGGCggcggagggaggaggaggaggaggaggaggaggtcaagaggaggaggagctggagTGGCTGTTAAACAAGGACGCGTTTCCGGCGCTGGAGACGTCTTTTGAAATCCCCACCCACTTGCGGAGCAGCGGCAGCGGCGGGACCGGGAGCAGCGGCGGCGCCTCCTCCGGGGCTGTTGCGGGGAGAACGAGCCCAGTATCGGTCCTGGCCGCGGCGGCGCCGTTCAGGGTGCCGGGGCGGCCGAGGAGCAAGGGGCGGCGACGGAGGGTCCTGGCCAGGGTGTCGCCGGCGCCGGTGGCGAGGGAGGCGAAGGACAGGCGGCGGTGCCGGCACTGCGAGGCGGAGGATACGCCGCAGTGGAGGGCGGGGCCGGAGGGACCGAAAACGCTGTGCAACGCGTGCGGGGTGCGGTACAAGTCCGGGAGGCTGGTACCAGAGTACCGACCGGCCGCCAGCCCGACCTTCTCCGCCGCCATCCACTCCAACTCCCACCGACGCATCATGGAGATGCGCTGCCAAAACCTCACCCGCGGCCGGAGGAGCGGCCGGCCCCGTCCGGCAACTCCCGTTTCTCGGCCGGCGTTGTAA